The genomic interval GATAAACTTCTGACTTATTAAAATTTTGTAACTAAATAAGCAAATTTTTAGAAGGGGGTTGCTATTAAATGGCAAGTTCAAGTCTGTTTAGAAAGAAAACTTTAGATATGGTCTTATCAGAAACAGAAGCTGCTGAATACAAATTGAAAAAAACTTTAACTGCCATTGATTTAATTGCATTGGGATTGGGCGCAATCATAGGTACGGGTATATTTGTTATCACTGGTGTTGCCGCTGCCGAAAAAGCAGGTCCTGCAATTGTGCTTTCTTTTATTATAGCTGGATTGGCTTGTGCTTTCGCAGCAATTTCATACGCTGAATTAGCGTCAATATTCCCAATTGCAGGTTCTACCTATAACTATACTTATATTGCAATGGGAGAATTTATAGCTTGGATAATAGGATGGGACTTAATACTCGAGTACGTTTTTGCACTTCCTGCAATTTCGTTAGGTTGGTCTGGTTATTTTACCAACCTCCTAGCAAGTGTAGGAATAAATATCCCTGCCTGGGCAGCCAACTCTGCATGGCAAGCAGCGGGAGGACTTGTTAATCTTCCAGCAATGGGAATTCTTCTTGTCATTGCAATCTTAAACTACATCGGGGTAAGAGAAACCGCTACGGTTAATAATATTGGCGTTGCCTTTAAAGTATTTGTTGTTCTTTTCTTTATCTTTGTCGCTGCATGGCATATAAAACCAGTCAATTGGCATCCTTTTATGCCTTATGGATGGCAAGGAATATTCCACGGCGCTGCAATTATCTTTTTCGCATATATAGGTTTTGATGCTGTTTCTACAGCTGCTGAAGAAACAAAAAATCCAGCCAAAGATATGCCTATTGGAATTTTGGGATCTCTTGGAATAAGCACCCTTTTGTACATCGCTGTTTCAGCAATTTTGACAGGTGTTGTTTCATACACAGAGTTAAATGATCCAGCCCCTGTTGCAAAAGCTCTAAACTTGATAGGTCTAAACTGGGCAAGAGGACTTGTTTCATTAGGTGCTATTGTAGGTATCACAACAGTTTTACTTGTTATGTTCTACGGATCTACAAGAATAATCTTTGCTATGTCTCGTGATGGGCTTTTACCACCTGTTTTCTCAAAAGTTCATCCAAGATTTAGAACACCTTCTCTGGCTATATATCTTATAGGAATTGTAACTATGTTAGTAGCAGGATTTTTACCAATTAACATAATCGCAGAACTTGTAAATATAGGAACTATGTTAGCTTTTATACTCACTTCTATCGGTGTAATAGTATTGAGATATAAACAACCAGATTTACCAAGAAAATTTAAAGCCCCAGGTGTACCATGGACACCCCTTTTGGCAATAGCCTTTGTACTTTCACTTATGGTATCTCTCCCCTGGCAGACATGGGTGAGGCTCATTGTATGGCTTATAATAGGGCTTTTCATTTATTTCGGTTATGGAAGACACCACAGTATACTGGCCAAAACGTCAGAAAGGTAACAACAAAATCAAAAATGCGGCAAAGTACAAAACTTTGCCGCATTTTTTCATTTTTTATATTTCCACCACATCACTTTCAATATTTCTCAATGCCATGTGCACCTCAAATTTTACTCCAGATTTTTTAAGTGCATTTGTAACAGTAGCAAAAGCAAGCTCTGGCCTGTTGTTATTCTGGCTTAAATGGCCTAAAAAGGCCATCCCTATAGCTTTCATTTTAAACAGCTTCAGTAGAGCATCTGCAGCTGCATCATTAGAAAGATGGCCTAAATTAGATAAAATTCTTTTTTTAAGAGGCCAAGGATATGAACCATTCATAAGCATTTCTATATCATGGTTTGCTTCTAACAGTACTACATCTGAACCTATAAGATGATTTGCAACACCTTTTGTCATATAACCTAAATCAGTAGCAATGGAAATTTTTTTATCGCCACATTTAAAGGAAAAACCTACCGGTTCCACGGCATCATGAGACTTTTTAAAGGGCATTATTTTTACATCCCCAATTTCAAATTCTTCTCCTGTGGTAAAATAGAGTTTGTTTTTTTCGGAAATTTCTTTTATGTCTTTCTCCATTACCTCCCATGTGGCTTTATTTGCATATATAGGTATATTGTATCTCCTTGAAAGTACCCCCGCTCCGATAATATGATCCTTATGCTCA from Thermoanaerobacter uzonensis DSM 18761 carries:
- a CDS encoding amino acid permease, with amino-acid sequence MASSSLFRKKTLDMVLSETEAAEYKLKKTLTAIDLIALGLGAIIGTGIFVITGVAAAEKAGPAIVLSFIIAGLACAFAAISYAELASIFPIAGSTYNYTYIAMGEFIAWIIGWDLILEYVFALPAISLGWSGYFTNLLASVGINIPAWAANSAWQAAGGLVNLPAMGILLVIAILNYIGVRETATVNNIGVAFKVFVVLFFIFVAAWHIKPVNWHPFMPYGWQGIFHGAAIIFFAYIGFDAVSTAAEETKNPAKDMPIGILGSLGISTLLYIAVSAILTGVVSYTELNDPAPVAKALNLIGLNWARGLVSLGAIVGITTVLLVMFYGSTRIIFAMSRDGLLPPVFSKVHPRFRTPSLAIYLIGIVTMLVAGFLPINIIAELVNIGTMLAFILTSIGVIVLRYKQPDLPRKFKAPGVPWTPLLAIAFVLSLMVSLPWQTWVRLIVWLIIGLFIYFGYGRHHSILAKTSER
- a CDS encoding MBL fold metallo-hydrolase, with product MKFCSLRSGSSGNAIYINHKDVHILVDAGLSGRTIEKALFNIGINPKSLSAILITHEHKDHIIGAGVLSRRYNIPIYANKATWEVMEKDIKEISEKNKLYFTTGEEFEIGDVKIMPFKKSHDAVEPVGFSFKCGDKKISIATDLGYMTKGVANHLIGSDVVLLEANHDIEMLMNGSYPWPLKKRILSNLGHLSNDAAADALLKLFKMKAIGMAFLGHLSQNNNRPELAFATVTNALKKSGVKFEVHMALRNIESDVVEI